A genomic segment from Actinoplanes sichuanensis encodes:
- a CDS encoding GGDEF domain-containing protein, which translates to MNRLPVLVSPYGAYAGLALHVHDLTIRGHHAETLTAADEAEAILMTLGDRRTHRISRLGRMYALNAMGRLDEALQIGEELIADQDELGGPRATDAKILADVARVLIHLGRIDDGLHHVARAMTLLDVAPNKGPRYFSAMSSLGEAARSADLFELADDAMRRSLDSFDSPDVLYKSGAELTHAELWLEWALRLEQVGRTEEAAGLVNRCVPLLEFWINEGIDSPLGVALLAVCQAKTGRIDEANAVVADLLPKMRAAGQHHESRLLHLAHGLALRATGQWKAAHREFRAGLELAALKAERLLFQYELAVTAALEVPGEATQAMLEALRTHVEALWQLRLDRRTMLRQAYRRVELEAARTSADLAAASDALTGLGNRRMFDRRINTVVDGGTLLLIDVDHFKDINDRYSHGVGDRVLGEIAAVLRSHCRQDEVAIRFGGDEFALFLATGEAEARTVAERIRRVIQARDWNTIMPGLRVTLSMGLAACRPGEAGRELYDRADAHLYVAKRSGRDQLAAAAAA; encoded by the coding sequence ATGAACCGCCTGCCGGTACTGGTGTCGCCGTACGGCGCCTACGCCGGGCTTGCGCTGCACGTGCATGACCTGACCATCCGTGGTCACCACGCGGAGACGCTGACCGCCGCCGACGAGGCTGAGGCGATCCTGATGACGCTGGGTGACCGGCGGACCCACCGGATCAGCCGGCTCGGGCGGATGTACGCGTTGAACGCGATGGGCCGCCTCGACGAGGCTCTGCAGATCGGCGAGGAGCTGATCGCCGACCAGGATGAGCTGGGCGGGCCGCGGGCGACCGATGCCAAGATCCTGGCCGACGTCGCGAGGGTGCTGATCCATCTCGGGCGGATCGACGACGGGCTGCACCACGTGGCCCGGGCGATGACCCTGCTCGACGTGGCCCCGAACAAGGGGCCCCGCTACTTCTCGGCGATGTCGTCGCTGGGCGAGGCGGCCCGCAGCGCCGACCTGTTCGAGCTGGCCGACGACGCGATGCGGCGCAGCCTGGACTCGTTCGACTCGCCGGACGTGCTGTACAAGTCGGGTGCCGAACTCACCCACGCCGAGTTGTGGCTGGAATGGGCGCTGCGGCTGGAGCAGGTGGGCCGGACCGAAGAGGCGGCCGGGCTGGTCAACAGGTGTGTGCCGCTGCTGGAGTTCTGGATCAACGAGGGCATCGACTCGCCGCTCGGGGTGGCGCTGCTCGCCGTCTGCCAGGCCAAGACCGGCCGGATCGACGAGGCGAACGCGGTCGTCGCCGACCTGCTACCGAAGATGCGGGCCGCCGGGCAGCACCACGAGTCGCGTCTGCTGCACCTCGCGCACGGGCTGGCGCTGCGGGCCACCGGGCAGTGGAAGGCCGCGCACCGCGAGTTCCGGGCCGGCCTGGAACTGGCCGCGCTCAAGGCCGAACGGCTCCTCTTCCAGTACGAGCTGGCGGTCACCGCCGCACTCGAGGTACCCGGTGAGGCGACCCAGGCGATGCTGGAGGCGCTGCGGACCCACGTCGAGGCGCTGTGGCAGCTGCGGCTCGACCGGCGCACCATGTTGCGGCAGGCGTATCGCCGGGTCGAACTCGAAGCGGCCCGTACCTCGGCCGACCTCGCCGCCGCCTCGGACGCTCTCACCGGGCTCGGCAACCGGCGGATGTTCGACCGCCGGATCAACACCGTCGTCGACGGGGGCACCCTGCTGCTCATCGACGTGGACCACTTCAAGGACATCAACGACCGGTACTCGCACGGCGTCGGTGACCGGGTGCTCGGTGAGATCGCGGCGGTCCTGCGGTCGCACTGCCGGCAGGACGAGGTGGCGATCCGGTTCGGTGGGGACGAGTTCGCGCTGTTCCTGGCGACCGGGGAGGCCGAGGCCCGCACGGTGGCCGAGCGGATCCGCCGGGTGATCCAGGCCCGCGACTGGAACACGATCATGCCGGGGTTGCGGGTCACGCTCAGCATGGGGCTGGCCGCGTGCCGCCCCGGCGAGGCGGGCCGGGAACTCTACGACCGTGCCGACGCCCACCTCTACGTGGCGAAACGTTCCGGCCGGGACCAGTTGGCCGCCGCCGCCGCGGCCTAG
- a CDS encoding amino acid ABC transporter permease, translating to MSPRRRRQIFRVAGYVLFTAVIAAVAAAADWGRLSDAFLRLDIAAGMFPEAITVALWNTIVYTLLAFVFGLTLGLLLALMRLSSILPYRWFATAYIELFRGLPALLVLFMVGYGVPLAFPDREIPGGVYGSVAVGLGLTAAAYMAETIRAGIQAVPKGQLEAARTLGMSHSRAMISIILPQAFRIVIPPLTNEIILLTKDTSLVYVLGVTSTTIELTKFAGDTLNTRVNPTPLVVAGLLYLAITLPLSQLVRGLERRAGRER from the coding sequence ATGAGTCCACGACGCCGGCGGCAGATCTTCCGTGTCGCCGGCTACGTCCTGTTCACCGCGGTCATCGCCGCCGTGGCCGCCGCCGCCGACTGGGGCCGCCTGTCCGACGCGTTCCTGCGCCTCGACATCGCCGCCGGCATGTTCCCCGAGGCGATCACCGTCGCCCTGTGGAACACGATCGTCTACACCTTGCTGGCGTTCGTGTTCGGCCTGACGCTCGGGCTGCTGCTCGCGCTGATGCGCCTGTCGTCGATCCTGCCGTACCGCTGGTTCGCGACCGCCTACATCGAGCTGTTCCGGGGACTGCCCGCCCTGCTCGTGCTGTTCATGGTCGGGTACGGCGTACCCCTGGCGTTTCCGGATCGGGAGATTCCCGGCGGCGTCTACGGATCGGTGGCGGTCGGCCTCGGCCTGACCGCCGCCGCCTACATGGCCGAGACCATCCGCGCCGGCATCCAGGCCGTCCCGAAGGGACAGCTGGAGGCCGCCCGCACCCTCGGCATGTCGCACTCCCGCGCGATGATCTCGATCATCCTGCCGCAGGCGTTCCGGATCGTCATCCCGCCGCTGACCAACGAGATCATCCTGCTGACCAAGGACACCTCCCTGGTGTACGTGCTGGGCGTCACGTCGACCACGATCGAACTGACCAAGTTCGCCGGCGACACCCTCAACACCCGGGTCAACCCCACCCCGCTGGTCGTCGCCGGACTGCTCTACCTGGCGATCACCCTGCCGCTGTCGCAGCTGGTCCGTGGGCTGGAACGCCGCGCCGGAAGGGAGAGGTGA
- a CDS encoding neprosin family prolyl endopeptidase, producing the protein MSNSRRGPLAAALVAVVVGSIGLASTMNAGAEEVPEPTPITESATATATATPEAEATSDAPQEEPELSPPPTLPWGQVPTEIDTGADGASSQQLSSGGLDAAAPDADGEPAGEEYAPKGSSTRTGVLTSDSTEIVPPKPPATSPEAKALPASSVLFMYNVGSQAAVTDGAYANFTISKPSLALTDFHSLAELAVQSSNGNQVVEVGWTVDRLVNGDSDPHLFVYHWVNGVPTCYNGCGFVQYSANISPGDTLPQNATKRLGIQYYDGAWWIAYDTEWVGYFPGSIWSNNFTQSGMIQAFGEVAGVSLVSCTDMGNGLNGASDSSSARIGSVSFINGPPVDLYVRSTNAHYDVAKLSGRTFRYGGDGAC; encoded by the coding sequence GTGTCGAATTCACGCCGAGGACCGCTGGCTGCCGCCCTGGTCGCCGTAGTGGTCGGCTCCATCGGGCTCGCCTCCACCATGAACGCCGGGGCGGAAGAGGTCCCGGAGCCGACCCCGATCACCGAATCCGCCACCGCCACCGCCACCGCCACACCGGAGGCCGAGGCCACATCGGACGCCCCGCAGGAGGAACCCGAACTCAGTCCACCCCCGACACTGCCCTGGGGGCAGGTGCCGACCGAGATCGACACCGGAGCCGACGGCGCCAGCAGCCAGCAGCTCAGCTCCGGCGGCCTGGACGCGGCCGCCCCCGACGCCGACGGCGAACCGGCCGGGGAGGAGTACGCGCCCAAAGGGAGCTCCACCCGCACCGGAGTCCTGACCTCCGACTCGACCGAGATCGTCCCCCCGAAGCCGCCGGCCACATCCCCCGAGGCCAAGGCCCTGCCCGCGTCGTCCGTCCTCTTCATGTACAACGTCGGGTCCCAGGCCGCGGTTACTGACGGCGCCTATGCCAACTTCACCATCAGCAAGCCCAGCCTGGCCCTCACCGACTTCCACAGCCTCGCCGAGCTGGCCGTGCAGTCCAGCAACGGCAACCAGGTCGTCGAGGTCGGCTGGACCGTGGACCGGCTGGTCAACGGTGACTCCGACCCGCACCTGTTCGTCTACCACTGGGTCAACGGCGTGCCCACCTGCTACAACGGCTGCGGCTTCGTCCAGTACAGCGCGAACATCAGCCCCGGCGACACGCTCCCGCAGAACGCCACCAAACGGCTCGGCATCCAGTACTACGACGGCGCGTGGTGGATCGCCTACGACACCGAGTGGGTCGGCTACTTCCCCGGCTCGATCTGGAGCAACAACTTCACCCAGAGCGGCATGATCCAGGCCTTCGGCGAGGTGGCCGGCGTCAGCCTCGTGTCCTGCACCGACATGGGCAACGGCCTGAACGGGGCCTCGGACAGCTCGTCGGCTCGGATCGGCAGCGTCAGCTTCATCAACGGCCCCCCCGTCGACCTGTACGTCCGCAGCACCAATGCGCACTACGACGTCGCCAAGCTGAGTGGGCGAACCTTCCGCTACGGCGGAGACGGCGCCTGCTGA
- a CDS encoding transporter substrate-binding domain-containing protein, whose translation MLGRTRRAALLAAAVTLAIAGCAKEDTGGTTATGVPLIKTGALTTCTHLPYAPFQSKDASGKVVGFDVALIDLVATKLGVTQEIVDTPFEGIKSGADLNSGKCDVAAAGMTITDERKKVLDFSEPYFDATQALAVVTGGTLKTLEEFAGKRLGVQGGTTGEDYIKTQVAEKKLDVEVVSYKDLAALQQALATNQVEGAVNDLPVWNEYIKANPGKVTVAAGFDTGEQYGFAVKKGNAALLKAVNEAITSAKSDGTYDKLYTTWIGDKPKA comes from the coding sequence ATGTTGGGACGCACTCGAAGGGCGGCGCTGCTCGCGGCCGCCGTGACGCTGGCCATCGCCGGCTGCGCCAAGGAGGACACCGGCGGCACCACCGCGACCGGGGTGCCGCTGATCAAGACCGGGGCGCTGACCACCTGCACCCATCTGCCGTACGCGCCGTTCCAGTCGAAGGACGCGAGCGGCAAGGTGGTCGGCTTCGACGTCGCGCTGATCGACCTGGTCGCCACGAAACTCGGCGTCACCCAGGAGATCGTCGACACGCCGTTCGAGGGCATCAAGTCCGGCGCCGACCTCAACTCCGGCAAATGTGACGTCGCCGCGGCCGGCATGACGATCACCGACGAGCGCAAGAAGGTGCTCGACTTCTCCGAGCCGTACTTCGACGCCACCCAGGCGCTCGCCGTCGTCACCGGCGGCACCCTCAAGACGCTCGAGGAGTTCGCCGGCAAGCGCCTCGGCGTGCAGGGCGGCACCACCGGCGAGGACTACATCAAGACCCAGGTCGCCGAGAAGAAACTCGACGTCGAGGTGGTCTCCTACAAGGACCTCGCCGCGCTCCAGCAGGCGCTCGCCACCAACCAGGTCGAGGGCGCGGTCAACGACCTGCCGGTCTGGAACGAGTACATCAAGGCCAACCCCGGCAAGGTCACCGTCGCCGCCGGGTTCGACACCGGCGAGCAATACGGCTTCGCCGTCAAGAAGGGCAATGCGGCGCTGCTCAAGGCGGTCAACGAGGCCATCACCTCGGCCAAGTCGGATGGTACGTACGACAAGCTCTACACCACCTGGATCGGCGACAAGCCCAAAGCATGA
- a CDS encoding NAD(P)-dependent alcohol dehydrogenase: MRAVVQHRYGPPELLRVEEIPTPAPAAGQVLVRVAATSVNLSDWETLLGTPFYSRIGGLRTPARPVLGSDIAGHVEAVGPGVTRFRPGDEVYGDNLALKGGFAEYAVAPEHVLATKPAALDFVTASTIPQAGVIALQGVAGARPGQRVLINGAGGGSGAFAIQLAKQAGAEVTGVDNAGKLAFMRSVGADHVIDYRVDDFTRTGPYDLILDLVAHRSVLAYRRALARGGRYRCVGGSTRTLLRVLTAGPFTGRRIRVLAVRTGPKHFTPVADRCVAGDLAVHIDRTFTLDQVPEALAHVGTGSALGKVVILPGT, translated from the coding sequence GTGAGAGCCGTCGTCCAGCACCGGTACGGACCACCCGAACTCCTGCGCGTCGAGGAGATCCCCACCCCGGCGCCCGCCGCCGGGCAGGTGCTCGTCCGGGTCGCCGCCACCAGCGTGAACCTCAGCGACTGGGAGACCCTGCTCGGCACCCCCTTCTACTCCCGGATCGGCGGCCTGCGCACCCCGGCCCGCCCGGTCCTCGGCTCCGACATCGCCGGGCACGTCGAGGCGGTCGGGCCCGGCGTCACCCGGTTCCGGCCCGGCGACGAGGTGTACGGCGACAACCTGGCCCTCAAGGGCGGCTTCGCCGAGTACGCCGTCGCACCCGAGCACGTGCTCGCGACGAAACCGGCCGCTCTCGACTTCGTCACGGCGTCGACCATCCCGCAGGCGGGTGTGATCGCCCTGCAGGGTGTCGCGGGCGCCCGGCCCGGGCAGCGCGTCCTGATCAACGGAGCCGGCGGCGGTTCCGGGGCGTTCGCCATCCAGCTGGCCAAGCAGGCCGGGGCCGAGGTGACCGGGGTCGACAACGCGGGCAAGCTCGCCTTCATGCGGTCGGTCGGGGCGGATCACGTCATCGACTACCGGGTCGACGACTTCACCCGTACCGGACCGTACGATCTGATCCTCGATCTCGTCGCCCACCGCTCCGTTCTCGCCTACCGTCGGGCCCTGGCCCGCGGCGGCCGTTACCGCTGTGTCGGCGGATCGACGCGGACGCTGTTGCGCGTCCTGACCGCCGGCCCGTTCACCGGCCGCCGCATCCGGGTGCTGGCGGTCCGGACCGGCCCGAAGCACTTCACCCCGGTCGCCGACCGTTGCGTGGCGGGTGACCTGGCCGTGCACATCGACCGCACCTTCACCCTCGACCAGGTGCCCGAGGCGCTGGCCCACGTCGGCACCGGCAGCGCCCTCGGCAAGGTCGTGATCCTCCCGGGAACCTGA
- a CDS encoding protein kinase domain-containing protein, producing the protein MRELTSDDPRWIGDDHRFEVIGCLGNGGMGRVYLARSRTAEHVAVKVLLPHLLGDERMRRRFASEMINLRQAQGLRVAGFRGADIDARHPWLAVEYVPGRTLRQHVDDRGPLAPRLVAALGALLAEGLITIQDAGLIHRDLKPANIMLAADGPRIIDLGIAVLSEGHEHLTQTGQTMGTVAYMSPEQATGDTPPTSATDVYALGATLLFAATGRNPYPSGPAPAVAAWIADPDRTPDLSLLPATLTPLISAMLSFDGRRRPTAKEIVAGFTVLATADGSTFADVRAELVRQTYTRPPETTTTPVTAPPTDPTDCYTGPTELVGGASPPPPVRPSGNRRPDRMIEGSMNTGAHLGVLVSAEKEILKLSRADIGAVFEFQHKFRANPHAQGLRLKPLKGDDNLWSARVNADLRAVLLHVTAADYLLIDVKHRREVYDDLGRYAYRVNRVTGGLDILDLEPVDNEILHRILPQAAKPLFDAFDDEVLLSLGVTELLLPHIRTLTDEDQLLQLVEHAPQLTVDVLFALHDGKTVAQVQRQITEPVRIDDTVDPDDLATAVARPATPVTTDDEALLAMLDESFVKWQVFLHPTQRALAVRKTSGPTRVSGGPGTGKTVVALHRVAHLAASLPDGDDRPILLTTFNRNLAGDLAARLRTLGGRPLLDRVEVLNIDRLALQIAQAGTPGGAGDLLADDRLIDRWRTFLGEIGHTRWSPQFLADEWNGVILDQMLDTRDDYRKARRLGRGRPLSREARDAVWALTRQFETWLHARRERSLRQVAVQAARLAEQGTATRYRHIVVDEAQDLGIAHWRLLRALVPAGPDDLFIAGDTHQRIYENRVALSNVGIDVRGRSHRLTLSYRTTRQILAASLELVSGESYDDLDDGRETLDGYRSLLAGGRPSFHAADSWQRELSMIVDQLRAWPDRPGGIAIAVPTRGLAAEVIDHLTTEGIDVVEIGPDGPGRSDGVHVGTMHRFKGLEYQRMILAGISDGLVPNQAVYAWREEDPTRFRMERQRARSLLFVAATRARDELVVFWHGTPSPFITHRLLR; encoded by the coding sequence TTGCGGGAACTGACATCGGACGACCCGAGGTGGATCGGCGACGACCACCGCTTCGAGGTGATCGGGTGTCTCGGCAACGGCGGGATGGGCCGGGTGTATCTGGCCCGGTCCCGAACGGCCGAACACGTCGCCGTCAAAGTGCTCCTGCCGCACCTGCTCGGCGACGAGCGGATGCGCCGCCGATTCGCATCCGAGATGATCAACCTCCGCCAGGCCCAGGGCCTGCGCGTCGCCGGCTTCCGAGGTGCCGACATCGACGCCCGCCACCCCTGGCTGGCGGTCGAATACGTGCCCGGGCGAACACTGCGCCAACACGTCGACGATCGGGGCCCGCTGGCACCGAGACTCGTCGCCGCACTGGGTGCGCTGCTGGCCGAGGGGCTCATCACGATCCAGGACGCCGGACTGATCCACCGGGATCTGAAACCGGCGAACATCATGCTGGCCGCGGACGGCCCGCGCATCATCGACCTCGGCATAGCCGTGCTCTCCGAAGGGCACGAGCACCTGACCCAGACCGGTCAGACGATGGGCACCGTCGCGTACATGTCCCCGGAACAGGCCACCGGGGACACGCCGCCGACCTCCGCCACCGACGTCTATGCGCTGGGGGCGACGCTGCTGTTCGCCGCCACCGGACGCAACCCCTACCCGAGCGGCCCGGCACCCGCGGTGGCGGCGTGGATCGCCGACCCGGACCGGACACCCGACCTGTCCCTGCTGCCGGCCACCCTGACGCCGCTGATCAGCGCCATGCTGTCGTTCGACGGCCGCAGGCGTCCCACCGCCAAGGAGATCGTCGCCGGATTCACCGTCCTCGCGACCGCCGACGGATCCACGTTCGCCGACGTGCGCGCCGAACTCGTCCGGCAGACCTACACCCGGCCACCGGAGACCACGACGACCCCGGTGACCGCACCACCCACGGACCCGACCGACTGCTACACCGGACCCACCGAACTGGTCGGAGGCGCGTCACCGCCACCGCCGGTGCGTCCGTCCGGCAACCGCCGTCCCGACCGAATGATCGAGGGGTCGATGAACACCGGAGCGCACCTAGGGGTGCTGGTCAGCGCAGAGAAAGAGATCCTGAAACTGTCCCGCGCCGACATCGGCGCGGTCTTCGAGTTCCAGCACAAGTTCCGGGCCAACCCACACGCCCAAGGGCTTCGTCTCAAACCGCTCAAAGGCGACGACAACCTGTGGTCCGCCCGCGTCAACGCCGACCTGCGCGCCGTTCTGCTGCATGTCACGGCGGCCGACTACCTGCTGATCGACGTCAAACACCGTCGCGAGGTCTACGACGACCTCGGCCGGTACGCCTACCGGGTCAACCGGGTGACCGGTGGACTCGACATCCTCGACCTCGAACCCGTCGACAACGAGATTCTCCACCGAATCCTCCCGCAAGCGGCGAAACCCCTGTTCGACGCCTTCGACGACGAGGTCCTGCTGAGCCTCGGCGTCACCGAACTGCTGCTGCCGCACATCCGCACCCTGACCGACGAGGACCAACTGCTCCAGCTGGTCGAACACGCCCCGCAGCTCACCGTCGACGTCCTGTTCGCCCTGCACGACGGAAAGACGGTCGCCCAGGTGCAGCGGCAGATCACCGAACCGGTGCGAATCGACGACACCGTCGACCCGGACGATCTCGCGACCGCCGTGGCCCGGCCGGCGACACCGGTGACCACCGACGACGAGGCCCTGCTGGCCATGCTGGACGAGAGTTTCGTCAAATGGCAGGTCTTCCTACACCCGACCCAACGAGCACTGGCGGTGCGCAAGACGTCCGGCCCGACCCGGGTCAGCGGCGGGCCCGGAACGGGCAAGACCGTCGTGGCACTGCATCGGGTGGCACACCTCGCCGCGAGCCTGCCGGACGGCGACGACCGACCGATCCTGCTGACGACCTTCAACCGCAACCTGGCCGGAGATCTCGCCGCCCGGCTCCGCACCCTCGGCGGCCGGCCGCTGCTCGACCGGGTCGAGGTCCTGAACATCGACCGTCTGGCCCTGCAGATCGCCCAGGCGGGAACGCCCGGAGGCGCCGGTGACCTCCTCGCCGACGACCGTCTCATCGATCGCTGGCGGACGTTCCTCGGCGAGATCGGCCACACCCGTTGGAGCCCACAGTTCCTGGCCGACGAGTGGAACGGCGTGATCCTCGATCAGATGCTCGACACCCGTGACGACTATCGCAAGGCGCGGAGACTGGGCCGCGGAAGGCCATTGAGTCGCGAGGCACGCGACGCCGTGTGGGCGCTCACCCGACAGTTCGAGACCTGGCTGCACGCCCGGCGCGAACGCAGCCTGCGCCAGGTCGCCGTGCAGGCCGCCCGTCTGGCGGAACAGGGCACCGCCACCCGATACCGCCACATCGTCGTCGACGAGGCGCAAGACCTCGGCATCGCCCACTGGAGACTGCTGCGCGCCCTCGTCCCCGCCGGCCCCGACGACCTGTTCATCGCCGGTGACACCCATCAGCGCATCTACGAGAACCGGGTCGCGCTCTCCAACGTCGGCATCGACGTGCGCGGCCGGAGCCACCGGCTCACTCTGAGCTATCGAACGACCCGACAGATCCTGGCCGCCTCACTGGAACTCGTCAGCGGTGAGTCCTACGACGACCTCGACGACGGACGGGAGACCCTGGACGGTTACCGCTCGCTGCTCGCGGGTGGACGACCGTCCTTCCACGCCGCCGACTCCTGGCAGCGGGAGCTCTCGATGATCGTCGACCAGCTCCGGGCCTGGCCGGACCGGCCCGGTGGAATCGCGATCGCCGTACCCACACGAGGCCTCGCCGCCGAGGTCATCGACCACCTCACCACCGAGGGCATCGACGTGGTCGAGATCGGTCCGGACGGCCCCGGCCGCAGCGACGGCGTCCACGTCGGCACGATGCACCGATTCAAGGGCCTCGAATACCAGCGCATGATCCTCGCCGGCATCAGCGACGGACTCGTACCCAACCAGGCCGTCTACGCCTGGCGGGAGGAGGACCCCACTCGCTTCCGGATGGAACGGCAGCGGGCCCGATCCCTGCTCTTCGTCGCGGCCACCCGGGCCCGCGACGAACTCGTGGTCTTCTGGCACGGCACACCCAGCCCGTTCATCACCCACCGGCTGCTCCGGTGA
- a CDS encoding serine/threonine-protein kinase, whose amino-acid sequence MNGPAHDGLIAGRYELSQAPLVGGMGEIHRAYDTRLDRFVALKLIHRDLLEDDGAEEFVRRFRREARLAARVRHPGIPVIHDLGQDGRRAYIVSEWVDGSTLRELVDEVQPVPLPWTVFLAAQVSAVLAHTHAASLIHRDLAPDNVILCPDGAVKVVDFGAAILHGSLSTRLTPPGLVVGRERYQAPERILGISTPRTDLYALGRLLQDLLSGHDRVPDELAVLAAELTSDNPQHRPGSATEVFDRLTALLEPLPPLVGFVTRPAAATILGYTELQRRPTAVAAAQDRSATPPSSPDVRRVRSLAERYGRDEQHHRAVEVLEQAISQTVGIERPVPAELQRDLAMALIAAGEASRSVSACAVALDALQDRLPAGHPAILRLRREQARAHASMGDTGTAITLYRRLIDEPSEDGDRYAIHEELAVQYAVLGDTAAALAILDALPEQAPAAHDMTARLRLLAKPAPADEDRTRVGESSGPRSG is encoded by the coding sequence GTGAACGGGCCCGCCCACGACGGTCTGATCGCCGGCCGGTACGAGCTGAGCCAGGCGCCGCTCGTCGGCGGAATGGGCGAGATCCACCGGGCCTACGACACCCGCCTGGACCGTTTCGTGGCCCTCAAACTGATCCACCGAGACCTTCTCGAAGACGACGGCGCCGAAGAGTTCGTACGCCGATTCCGTCGGGAGGCCCGGCTGGCCGCCCGCGTCCGACACCCGGGCATCCCGGTGATCCACGACCTGGGTCAGGACGGCCGTCGGGCCTACATCGTCTCCGAATGGGTGGACGGCTCGACGCTCCGAGAACTCGTCGACGAGGTACAGCCCGTGCCGCTGCCGTGGACGGTGTTCCTCGCCGCACAGGTCTCGGCCGTTCTCGCGCACACCCACGCCGCCTCCCTGATCCACCGTGATCTCGCCCCCGACAACGTGATCCTCTGCCCCGACGGCGCCGTCAAGGTCGTGGACTTCGGAGCCGCGATCCTGCACGGCTCCCTGTCGACCAGACTCACCCCGCCCGGCCTGGTGGTCGGTCGCGAGCGTTACCAGGCCCCGGAACGGATCCTCGGGATCTCGACCCCCCGCACCGATCTCTACGCACTGGGGCGCCTGCTCCAGGACCTGCTCTCCGGACACGACCGGGTGCCGGACGAACTCGCCGTCCTGGCCGCGGAACTGACGAGTGACAACCCACAACACCGACCCGGATCGGCCACCGAGGTGTTCGACCGCCTGACCGCACTTCTCGAACCACTACCCCCTCTCGTCGGGTTCGTGACCCGACCGGCGGCCGCGACGATCCTCGGATACACCGAACTCCAACGCCGTCCGACCGCGGTCGCCGCCGCGCAGGACCGGTCGGCCACCCCACCGTCGTCCCCCGACGTGCGCCGGGTGCGCTCGCTCGCCGAACGCTACGGCCGAGACGAACAGCACCACCGAGCGGTCGAGGTCCTGGAACAGGCCATCTCGCAGACCGTGGGCATCGAGCGTCCCGTCCCGGCCGAATTGCAGAGGGATCTGGCCATGGCCCTGATCGCCGCGGGTGAGGCGAGCCGGTCCGTCTCCGCCTGCGCCGTCGCCCTCGACGCCCTACAGGACCGGTTGCCCGCCGGCCATCCGGCGATCCTGCGCCTACGACGGGAACAGGCTCGGGCACACGCGAGCATGGGCGACACCGGAACGGCCATCACCCTGTACCGACGGCTGATCGACGAGCCGTCGGAAGACGGGGACCGGTATGCGATCCACGAGGAGCTCGCCGTCCAGTACGCCGTCCTCGGCGACACCGCCGCGGCGCTGGCGATCCTCGACGCGCTGCCCGAGCAGGCCCCGGCCGCCCACGACATGACGGCTCGCCTGCGCCTGCTCGCGAAACCGGCGCCCGCAGACGAGGACCGCACACGGGTCGGCGAGTCGAGCGGCCCGCGTTCCGGATAG
- a CDS encoding SGNH/GDSL hydrolase family protein — MRGRLRGAMLIAAVITGGLLAPAAPARAAAGDGTPGDTNISFVGRWNTTNASAYVPYWAGAYLRVGFTGRTVKLKQRNTIDLWASIDGGPFTAFKGSGMINLTPTALAAGNHTLIVSYRQVASSYTGDAVFQGLTLDAGATTFKAPTRTKLIEFVGDSITAGTTSSRLAVTGYGFQTGEKLGHNHTQISIGGMCLSETTDGCWAHETRYWMASGGQAGTTAWDFSRYTADAVVINLGTNDRSHGVTGADFQAKYTTFLTRIRQRFPTAKLFALRTFIGRYAAETQAAVQARNAAGDAAVFYVDTTGWLPSDGLSDSVHPNDKGHQAITDRLAPVISAKL; from the coding sequence ATGCGAGGTCGTCTGCGCGGAGCCATGCTGATCGCCGCGGTCATCACCGGCGGCCTACTCGCCCCAGCCGCACCGGCCCGGGCCGCGGCCGGTGACGGCACGCCCGGCGACACCAACATCAGCTTCGTCGGACGCTGGAACACCACAAACGCCTCGGCCTACGTGCCGTACTGGGCCGGGGCGTACCTACGGGTCGGCTTCACCGGTAGGACGGTCAAGCTGAAACAGCGCAACACCATCGACCTGTGGGCCTCGATCGACGGCGGACCGTTCACCGCCTTCAAAGGCTCCGGAATGATCAACCTGACGCCGACCGCGCTGGCCGCCGGCAACCACACCCTGATCGTCAGCTACCGGCAGGTGGCCAGCTCGTACACCGGCGACGCCGTCTTCCAGGGGCTCACCCTCGACGCGGGGGCGACCACGTTCAAGGCGCCGACCCGTACCAAGCTCATCGAATTCGTCGGCGACTCGATCACCGCGGGCACCACCAGCAGTCGACTCGCGGTCACCGGATACGGCTTCCAGACCGGCGAGAAGCTCGGCCACAACCACACCCAGATCTCGATCGGCGGCATGTGCCTGTCCGAGACGACCGACGGGTGCTGGGCCCACGAGACCCGCTACTGGATGGCCAGCGGCGGGCAGGCCGGCACCACCGCCTGGGACTTCAGCCGCTACACGGCCGACGCCGTGGTGATCAACCTGGGCACCAACGACCGCAGCCACGGCGTGACCGGCGCCGACTTCCAGGCGAAGTACACCACGTTCCTCACCCGGATCCGCCAGAGGTTCCCGACCGCCAAGCTCTTCGCCCTGCGCACCTTCATCGGCCGGTACGCGGCCGAGACCCAGGCCGCGGTGCAGGCCCGCAACGCCGCCGGCGACGCCGCGGTGTTCTACGTGGACACCACGGGGTGGCTGCCGTCCGACGGCCTCAGCGACTCGGTGCACCCCAACGACAAGGGCCACCAGGCGATCACCGACCGCCTGGCCCCGGTGATCAGCGCCAAACTGTAG